A part of Winslowiella toletana genomic DNA contains:
- the speB gene encoding agmatinase, protein MHPNSDNDFPQPQSGNDMPRFAGRGTMMRLPAAERPDGLDAAFIGIPLDIGASQRAGTRYGPRAIRADSVMIRPYNMATGAAPFDSLRVADLGDVPINTYNLHKSVQIIEDYYSELNAFPLVPLTLGGDHTLTLPILRALVKKHGPVGLIHVDAHTDTNDEMFGEKIAHGTTFRRAVEEGLLDLQRVVQIGQRAQGYDAGDFQWGVDQGFRLVPAEKCWYQSMTPLMEQVRAQMGSGPVYLSYDIDSFDPAWAPGTGTPEVGGLTSIQGLEIVRGCRGLNLIGADLVEVSPPYDISGTTSQLAANILYEMLCVLPGVNYN, encoded by the coding sequence ATGCACCCGAACAGCGATAACGACTTTCCACAGCCGCAGAGCGGCAACGATATGCCCCGTTTTGCCGGACGCGGCACCATGATGCGTCTGCCCGCCGCTGAACGCCCCGATGGGCTGGATGCGGCGTTTATCGGCATTCCGCTCGATATTGGCGCATCTCAGCGTGCCGGCACCCGCTACGGGCCGCGAGCGATCCGCGCCGATTCAGTGATGATTCGCCCGTACAATATGGCAACAGGCGCTGCGCCTTTCGATTCGCTGCGTGTGGCGGATCTCGGTGATGTGCCGATCAACACCTATAATCTGCATAAATCGGTGCAGATCATTGAAGACTATTACAGCGAACTGAATGCTTTTCCGTTAGTGCCGCTGACACTGGGTGGCGATCACACCCTGACGCTACCGATCCTGCGTGCGCTGGTGAAAAAGCATGGCCCGGTTGGTTTGATCCATGTTGATGCGCATACCGATACCAATGATGAAATGTTCGGTGAAAAAATTGCCCATGGCACCACCTTTCGTCGCGCGGTAGAAGAAGGTCTGCTTGATCTGCAGCGGGTAGTGCAGATTGGTCAACGTGCGCAGGGCTACGATGCCGGCGACTTTCAGTGGGGTGTCGATCAGGGCTTCCGCCTGGTGCCTGCGGAAAAATGCTGGTATCAGTCGATGACGCCATTAATGGAACAGGTGCGTGCGCAGATGGGCAGCGGCCCGGTCTATCTCTCGTATGATATCGACAGCTTTGATCCCGCCTGGGCGCCCGGCACCGGCACGCCGGAAGTGGGCGGTCTGACCTCGATTCAGGGGCTGGAGATCGTGCGTGGTTGTCGTGGCCTGAATCTGATTGGCGCAGACCTGGTCGAAGTGTCTCCGCCTTACGATATCAGCGGCACCACCTCGCAGCTGGCCGCCAATATTCTTTATGAAATGCTCTGTGTATTACCCGGCGTAAATTACAACTAA
- the fic gene encoding protein adenylyltransferase Fic, which translates to MSWDAEKPFNQLPLLPPQAEQLESVTVLKACIKARAALAELKQAGELLPDQGLLINLIPLLEAKDSSEIENIVTTSDKLFQFSQEESQADPATKEALRYRTALYDGFKNVHERPLCASTAVKICRTLKNAEMDIRRVPATRLVSSDQRVVYTPPEGESVIRDLLSNWENFIHAEDDIDPLVKMAITHYQFEAIHPFPDGNGRTGRILNILFLIEKRLLTLPILYLSRHIVSHKADYYNLLRGVTASGEWEPWILFMLKAVEETSIWTTAKIAAVRELLALTTAHIRQSLPKIYSHELVQIIFEQPYCRISSLIDNGIARRQTASVYLKQLCEIGVLNEITFGREKLYVHPKLIQLMTRDENALVAY; encoded by the coding sequence ATGTCATGGGATGCTGAAAAACCCTTTAACCAGCTGCCACTGTTACCACCACAAGCTGAACAGCTGGAGTCTGTAACCGTACTCAAAGCCTGTATTAAAGCCCGTGCGGCGCTGGCTGAGCTTAAACAGGCTGGCGAGTTGTTGCCTGACCAGGGGCTATTGATCAATCTAATCCCGTTGCTGGAAGCAAAAGACTCCTCCGAAATTGAAAACATCGTTACCACCTCAGACAAGCTTTTTCAGTTCTCGCAGGAAGAGAGTCAGGCGGATCCGGCCACTAAAGAAGCATTGCGCTATCGTACTGCACTCTATGATGGCTTTAAAAATGTGCATGAACGGCCTCTCTGTGCTTCGACGGCGGTAAAGATTTGCCGGACGTTAAAAAATGCAGAGATGGATATCCGCCGGGTGCCAGCTACAAGATTAGTCAGCAGCGATCAGCGCGTGGTTTATACGCCTCCTGAAGGGGAAAGTGTTATTCGCGATCTGTTGAGTAACTGGGAAAATTTTATTCACGCCGAAGATGATATTGATCCTCTGGTGAAAATGGCGATTACCCATTACCAGTTTGAAGCCATTCATCCCTTTCCGGACGGTAACGGCAGAACGGGGCGTATTCTCAACATCCTGTTTCTGATAGAAAAGCGATTGCTGACCCTGCCAATACTCTATCTGAGCCGCCATATCGTCAGCCATAAAGCGGATTATTATAATTTGCTACGTGGCGTGACCGCTTCTGGTGAGTGGGAGCCGTGGATTCTGTTTATGCTGAAAGCTGTCGAAGAGACCTCAATATGGACCACGGCGAAAATCGCCGCCGTACGCGAATTGCTGGCGCTAACCACAGCGCATATTCGCCAGTCGCTGCCCAAAATCTACAGCCATGAACTGGTGCAGATCATTTTTGAACAGCCTTATTGTCGTATATCGAGCCTGATCGATAATGGCATCGCACGACGCCAGACGGCATCAGTCTATCTGAAACAACTGTGTGAAATTGGCGTTCTGAATGAAATTACCTTTGGTCGCGAGAAGCTCTATGTCCATCCTAAGCTAATACAGTTGATGACAAGGGATGAGAATGCGCTGGTGGCTTACTGA
- a CDS encoding iron-containing alcohol dehydrogenase family protein: protein MSEQNLVFPARVLRGAGVIQQLGGICRELGQRALLIGGHQALQAVEPLVRAQLADAQVELVGSEWFGGETSLRQIARLGERAKALNADMIIATGGGKSLDTCKAVGAEHNLPLVTIPTIAATCAAVTPLSIRYDDEGNFYDIFPLPQAPAAVIIDSQLLAQAPVRWLAAGLGDTLAKWYEFRAVSQRHPPAGANEKSSLAHSLICYEVIAEHGPKACAAVRNGQPDQHLDQALDAIFTFAGMTSLMSNGAHMAASHAIYEGFTFCDKTREYGHGLLVGYGNLCLLALENRSDEELLREMMLAHQCAIPLTLAAIADLTAEEMAVIVHESVATSDMKNMAEPVSEAALYQAMARVEALAGSHF from the coding sequence ATGTCTGAACAAAATCTGGTTTTCCCTGCGCGCGTGCTGCGCGGTGCAGGCGTTATACAGCAGTTAGGTGGTATCTGTCGTGAGCTGGGGCAGCGCGCGCTGCTGATCGGCGGTCACCAGGCGTTGCAGGCCGTCGAACCGCTGGTGCGTGCGCAGCTTGCTGACGCACAAGTGGAGTTAGTCGGCAGCGAATGGTTTGGCGGTGAAACCTCGCTGCGGCAGATCGCCCGTCTTGGTGAACGGGCGAAGGCGCTGAACGCCGATATGATTATCGCCACTGGCGGCGGTAAATCGCTGGATACCTGTAAAGCGGTGGGTGCGGAACATAATCTCCCGCTGGTCACCATTCCTACGATCGCCGCCACCTGCGCCGCCGTCACGCCGCTGAGCATTCGTTATGATGACGAGGGTAATTTCTACGATATTTTCCCCCTTCCCCAGGCGCCAGCGGCAGTAATTATCGATAGCCAGCTGCTGGCTCAGGCGCCGGTGCGCTGGCTGGCCGCAGGTCTTGGCGACACGCTGGCGAAATGGTATGAATTCCGCGCCGTCAGTCAGCGCCATCCACCCGCAGGCGCTAATGAGAAATCATCACTGGCGCACAGCCTGATCTGCTATGAAGTGATAGCCGAACATGGCCCGAAAGCCTGCGCCGCAGTGCGTAACGGGCAGCCGGATCAGCATCTCGATCAGGCGCTGGATGCGATTTTCACTTTTGCTGGTATGACTTCGCTAATGAGCAACGGCGCGCATATGGCGGCGTCACATGCGATTTATGAAGGCTTTACCTTCTGTGATAAAACCCGCGAGTATGGCCATGGCCTGCTGGTCGGCTACGGCAATCTGTGCCTGCTGGCGCTGGAAAACCGTAGCGATGAAGAGCTGTTGCGCGAAATGATGCTGGCGCATCAGTGCGCTATCCCGCTAACGCTGGCGGCGATTGCCGACCTCACGGCGGAAGAGATGGCGGTGATTGTGCATGAGTCGGTGGCAACGTCAGATATGAAAAATATGGCCGAGCCAGTTAGCGAAGCGGCGCTGTATCAGGCCATGGCGCGGGTGGAAGCGCTGGCAGGTAGTCACTTCTGA
- a CDS encoding LysR family transcriptional regulator: MSVNRLPNLKLLTIFATVARCQGYSRAQQELNMTTPAISGYMSELEQRLGFVLCQRGRGGFSLTPRGEQFLQYSLQLLGTLADFDRQVEGLKSEQGGVFSLGVVDSLSTDRRLGLAESINQFSERFPAVYLNLSVRDPNELQQQVLDNRLDLAIGHFPVNVNNLVTLPLHHEQHWLYCSDSHQLFNRAEQDTGDLHSYGFVTRSYWNQAELARRGFKASAASVESIEAQLILILSGKYIGYLPEHCAQPWVEQGQLKRLLPQQFSYQAPFSLIFRRGRSRETLIRAFRDLVKVRVAVGL; this comes from the coding sequence GTGAGCGTCAACCGCCTGCCAAACCTGAAGTTGCTGACTATTTTTGCCACCGTGGCGCGCTGCCAGGGTTACTCGCGCGCGCAGCAGGAGCTGAACATGACTACTCCGGCGATCAGCGGTTATATGAGCGAGCTGGAGCAGCGGCTGGGATTTGTACTGTGCCAGCGTGGTCGCGGCGGCTTTTCGCTGACCCCTCGCGGCGAACAGTTTTTGCAGTACAGCCTGCAATTACTCGGTACGCTGGCGGACTTTGATCGTCAGGTGGAAGGGCTGAAAAGCGAGCAGGGCGGCGTGTTCTCGCTGGGGGTGGTCGATTCCCTGTCGACTGACCGGCGGCTGGGACTGGCGGAGAGCATCAACCAGTTTAGTGAGCGCTTCCCGGCGGTGTATCTTAACCTCTCAGTGCGCGATCCCAATGAATTGCAGCAGCAGGTGCTGGATAACCGGCTCGATCTGGCTATCGGCCATTTTCCGGTCAATGTGAATAATCTGGTGACGCTGCCGCTGCATCACGAGCAACACTGGCTCTACTGTAGCGACAGCCATCAGCTGTTTAACCGCGCTGAACAGGATACTGGTGATTTGCATAGCTACGGTTTTGTCACCCGCAGTTACTGGAATCAGGCCGAGCTGGCGCGCCGCGGCTTTAAAGCCAGCGCCGCCTCGGTCGAGAGCATTGAAGCGCAGCTGATTCTGATCCTGTCAGGCAAATATATCGGCTATCTGCCTGAGCATTGCGCGCAACCCTGGGTGGAGCAGGGCCAGCTAAAACGCCTGTTACCGCAACAGTTTAGCTATCAGGCGCCGTTCTCACTGATTTTCCGCCGTGGACGCAGCCGGGAAACGCTAATCAGGGCGTTCCGCGACCTGGTAAAAGTGCGGGTGGCGGTGGGATTGTAG
- a CDS encoding sugar porter family MFS transporter, which yields MSYVSDGVGIIAKNTRRMNLFVSVSAAVAGLLFGLDIGVISGALPFITEHFTLSSRQQEWVVSTMMLGAALGALLNGWLSSQLGRKYSLMAGAVLFIVGSLGSALAENVEILMAARVVLGVAVGIASYTAPLYLSEMATENVRGKMISMYQLMVTLGILMAFLSDTAFSYSGNWRGMLGVLALPAVVLMILVFFLPNSPRWLAAKGRHIEAEEVLRMLRDTSEKARNELNEIRESLKVKQGGWGLFKVNRNVRRAVFLGMLLQAVQQFTGMNIIMYYAPQIFKMAGFTSTEQQMIATIVVGLTFMLATFIAVFTVDKVGRKPALKVGFSVMALGTLILGFCFMSLSIGHASPGLSWLSVGMAMMCIAGYAMSAAPVVWILCSEIQPLKARDFGITCSTTTNWVSNMIIGATFLTLIDTFGAAATFWFYAALNISFVFITFALVPETKNVTLEQIEKKLMSGVKLRDIGL from the coding sequence ATGTCATACGTAAGTGATGGTGTGGGGATCATTGCGAAAAATACCCGGCGCATGAATCTGTTTGTCTCCGTTTCTGCGGCAGTGGCGGGATTATTATTTGGCCTCGATATCGGCGTTATCTCCGGTGCACTCCCTTTTATAACTGAGCATTTTACCCTCAGTAGTCGCCAGCAGGAGTGGGTGGTCAGCACCATGATGCTCGGTGCGGCGCTTGGCGCACTGTTAAACGGCTGGCTGTCATCACAGCTGGGGCGTAAATACAGTCTGATGGCGGGAGCGGTGCTGTTTATTGTCGGTTCCCTCGGCTCGGCTCTGGCAGAGAACGTTGAAATATTGATGGCGGCGCGGGTGGTGCTCGGCGTCGCGGTGGGCATTGCATCCTATACGGCACCGCTTTATCTCTCTGAAATGGCAACCGAAAATGTTCGCGGTAAGATGATTAGTATGTATCAGCTGATGGTAACGCTGGGTATTCTGATGGCTTTTTTATCCGATACCGCTTTTAGTTACAGCGGCAACTGGCGCGGTATGCTGGGCGTTCTGGCGCTGCCAGCAGTGGTACTGATGATTCTGGTGTTCTTTCTGCCCAACAGCCCGCGCTGGCTGGCGGCAAAAGGGCGTCATATTGAGGCGGAAGAGGTGCTGCGCATGTTGCGAGATACCTCCGAAAAAGCCCGCAATGAACTCAACGAGATCCGAGAAAGCCTCAAGGTGAAGCAGGGCGGCTGGGGGTTATTTAAGGTTAACCGGAATGTCCGGCGTGCGGTATTTCTTGGTATGTTATTGCAGGCGGTTCAGCAGTTTACCGGCATGAATATTATTATGTATTACGCGCCGCAGATATTTAAAATGGCCGGATTTACCAGCACTGAACAGCAGATGATCGCCACCATTGTGGTCGGCCTGACGTTTATGCTGGCGACATTTATCGCGGTATTTACCGTGGATAAAGTGGGGCGCAAACCCGCGCTAAAAGTGGGTTTCAGTGTGATGGCGCTGGGCACGCTGATATTGGGGTTCTGTTTTATGTCGCTGAGTATCGGGCATGCATCACCCGGTCTTTCCTGGCTTTCGGTTGGCATGGCAATGATGTGTATTGCTGGCTACGCCATGAGCGCCGCGCCAGTGGTGTGGATTTTATGTTCAGAAATTCAGCCGCTGAAAGCACGTGATTTTGGTATCACCTGTTCCACCACCACCAACTGGGTGTCCAATATGATTATTGGCGCCACCTTCCTGACGTTGATTGATACCTTCGGCGCTGCCGCCACTTTCTGGTTTTATGCCGCACTGAATATCAGTTTCGTATTTATTACTTTCGCCCTGGTCCCGGAAACGAAAAATGTCACTCTGGAGCAGATTGAGAAGAAACTCATGTCGGGGGTTAAATTGCGCGATATTGGCTTATAA